A window of Candidatus Dependentiae bacterium genomic DNA:
ATCGGGGTAATTGCATCTGTCGAAAGTGAAAAAGAACTTTCAGGAGACGCAAAAAACACCGCCCTTCAATTGGTAAGAGATATTTGCATGCATGCAGCAGTAACCAACCCAGTCGCTCTTGATAAAACAAGTCTTGACCCAGCTCTTTTGGCAAAAGAACGCGAAATTGCGGTTGAACAATTGAAAGCATCTGGAAAATCAGAACAAATTATCGAAAAAATTGTTGACGGTAAATTGGCAAAATACCTTGAAGATGTTTGCTTGCTCAACCAAAAATTCATCAAAAACGATAAAATCTCGATTCAACAACACATTGAAGCAATCAGCAAAGAAGTGGGCTCAAAATTGGTTGTTACCAAGTTCACTCGATTTGCTATTGGCCGTTAAAAAAGGAACCCAACGATGATTATTCCTGCTTTTACGGAAGGCGATACAAAAAAAATTGAAGAATCACTCAAAATCAACATGGATGCGTGCATCAAGCACTATGAACGTGACCTTGCAACAATCCGTACCGGACGAGCATCCACCGAGATGCTTGATGGTGTTAAGGTTGAATGTTACGAACAAATTATGCCGATTCGAGATCTTGCAACAATCGCAGCGCCAGATGCTCGTCTTTTGACCATCCAACCATGGGATAAAGGAACATTAGGAGCTATCGAAAAAGCAATTCAACTTTCGGATCTTGGGCTTACACCATTAAATGATGGAAACCTTATTCGTTTGCAACTTCCACTGATGAGTTCGGAGCGACGCGACGAATTGGTTAAATTGCTCAACAAGAAAGCAGAAGAAGCTCGCGTTCAAATCAGAAACGTTCGCCGAGACCATATGGATGCTGTGAAAGAAGCTGAAAAGAAAAAAGTCATTTCTGAAGACTTCAGCAAGCGCTTAAGCGATATTGTACAAAAAATTACTGATCAATTTATTGTTACAATTGCAGAACACACTTCCAAAAAAGAAGCGGCTCTTAGACAGGTTTAATAAAATCACCGTGGGAAGATTCGTGATGTGTCACGAGTCTTCCCTTTTTTCATGAATTGTATCAATGTCAGACCTTCATTTTAGTCATTTACACCTTCACACAGAGTTTTCTTTGCTGGATGGAGCTTTACGCATCAAAGATGCGATCGCTTTTGCAAAAAAACAAAATGCCAAAGCTATTGCCATCACCGACCATGGAAACTGTTTTGGAGCTGTAAAATTTTTCCAAGAAGCAGAAAAAGCCGGAATCAAGCCAATCCTTGGCGTTGAAATGTATTTTACTGACGATGTGAAAATAAAAGATGCACGCAATAAATACTACCACATGGTGCTTTTGGTCAAAGACGAACAAGGATATGAGAATTTATGTGAATTGATGACCTATTCATACCTTGAAGGATTTTATTTTAAACCAAGAATCGACCAGGCAATTTTAAAAAAACACTCCGCTGGATTAATCGCCAGTGGCGGATGTCTTGGTGGACAGATTCCAACTCTCTTGCGAGAAGGAAACATTCAAGAAGCACGTGAAAAAATTGAATGGTTTTTAGATGTTTTTGGACCAGACAATTTCTTTTTTGAAGTCATGGCACCGTTTGATGAGAAACAAAAAATTACCAACGAGCTGCTTTTTAAATACGGCAAAGAATATGGAATTGATTGTGTTGCGACGGGAGATGCTCACTATCTGTCGTGTGAAGACAAGCAAGCTCATGAAATCATGTTATCCATTCAAACAAAAGATGTTATTTCAAATCCAGATCGATATTCATTTGGTGACTTTCAAGGACATTTAAAAACCAACGAAGAAATGCTTGCCGCATTTCCAGACAATCCAGAAGTCGTATGGAATAGCGGAAAGTTTGCCGATCGATGCAACTTTAAATTCACCTTTGGAAAGCTACAATTCCCTGTCTATAAAATTGAAACTGGCGAAACAGACAATCAACATTTTGCACGACTCAGCCGCGAAGGACTTGAAGAAATTGTTTCAAAAAAACTGATTCCACTCGACCAACTCGAGGCTTACCAAGCCCGCCTAGAGCTTGAAATTGATCTTATTTGCAGAATGGGATTTGTTGGGTACTTCTTAGTTGTGTCAGACTTTATTCGCTGGGGAAAAGAACATAAAATTCCTATCGGCCCTGGTCGTGGATCTGCTGCAGGATCGTTAGTTTCCTGGGCACTTAAAATTACTAACGTTGATCCAATAAAATATAATTTACTTTTCGAGCGTTTTTTAAACCCAGAACGAATCAGCATGCCTGATATCGATATCGACTTTTGTATCAACCGACGAGAAGAAGTTATCGAATACGTTCGCCAAAAATATGGTCACGACTGCGTATGCCAAATCATCACATTCGGAACAATGATGGCAAAAGGAGTACTCAAAGACGTCGCCCGAGTAATGGAAATCCCGTTTGCTGATGCAAATCATCTCACAGAACTTATTCCAAACCAACTTAAAATAACACTCAAGGAAGCGCTCGAACAAGAGCCAAAACTCAAAGCGCTCGTTGAAAACAACCCTCAACTTCAAAAATTATTTGATATTTCATTCAGACTTGAAGGACTCACCAGGCACGCATCAAAACACGCTGCTGGTGTTGTTATTACACCAAAACCACTCCGTACGATTATTCCGATGTACGTACCGGCAAAAACAACAGATTTAGTAACTCAATACGCGATGACCGAGCTAGAAACACTTGGCTTTCTCAAGATGGACTTTCTGGGTCTTAAAAACCTATCGGTTGTTGATTTTGCAATTGGATGGATTAAAAAAAACCATGGCATCGAAATCGATCTTGATTCTCTCGCTCTTGATGATCCAGCAGTTTTCAAACTTCTTGGCGAAGGAAAGTGCAGTGGTGTTTTCCAGTTTGAAGGAGATGGCGTAACCGATGTTATCAGGCGACTTAAACCCGAAAAATTTGAAGATTTAATTGCCGTTAACGCACTGTATCGTCCAGGACCACTGAGCTCTGGGATGGTGGACGACTTTATTAACCGACGTCACGGCAAGGTGGAAACAACCTACGCGTTTAAAGAACTTGAACCAATTTTGTCAGAAACCTACGGGGTTATTGTCTATCAAGAACAAGTCCAAAAGATCGCCGTTGCCATCGGAAACTACACACTTGGGGGTGCAGATTTGCTCCGCCGAGCGATGGGAAAAAAGAAACCTGAAGAGATGGCTAAACAAAAAAGTATCTTTTTAGGCGGCGCTTCAACCCTTGGATTTGATACCAAAAAAGCAGAAGATTTGTTTGAGTTAATGGCATATTTTGCAGGATACGGTTTTAATAAATCGCACTCAACGGCGTATGCGCTCATCGCATATCATACCGCGTACCTCAAAACACATTATCCTACAGAATTCATGGCTGCTCTTCTCTCTTTTGAGGTGGGAAATCCTGATCAATTTTCTCTCTACCTGCAACGAACTAAAGAATTTGGCGTTACCGTTCTACCTCCAAACATCAACACCTCATACATCGATTTTACCCCAACCATAGAAGGTGTCTTGTTTGGACTTAAAGGAATTAAAAACGTTGGTGAAGCATCTTTGCACAACATTATTGAAGAGCGAGAAAAACGGCCATTTTCTAGTTTGCCCGATTTTTGCAGCAGAGTTGACCTGCGAACATCAAATAAACGAGTGATCGAAAGCCTTATCACCGCGGGTGCGCTCGACTGCTTACCCGGGAATAGGGCTCAAAAAATGCATGATCTTGATGTAATTATGCGAAAAGCTCACGACCACCAAGAAAGCGTAAAAACTGGCCAAATGACTCTTTTCGGCGCGATTGCAGAACAAAAATCGTCAGGAACAGAATCGATTGAACACGTTTTTAGCGCAATTCCCGACTGGCCATCACGCGAACGACTCGACAGAGAAAAACAGAGTATTGGTGTTTATTTAAGTGATCACCCGTTAAATGAATACAAACAACTGGCAAGCGCTCTGCAAGTTAGATTTATTGGCGATCCAGCATTTGAAAACCGTACTGACAACGTCACGGTAATTGCACTAGTACTCAGCTCAAAAGTAATCATGACCAAAAAAATGGAACGTATGGCTTTTTGTGAAATCGAAGACGCCTCAGGAAAAGCTGAACTAATCATCTTTCCAAAAACATTTGCGCTCTGTGAGTCTTATTTCTCAGAAGGCAAAACCAGTTTTGTGATCAAAGGCGAAATAGATGGAACCAATCCAGAACTACGTAAAATTAAGGCCGAAACCATTTTTCCCG
This region includes:
- the dnaE gene encoding DNA polymerase III subunit alpha, encoding MSDLHFSHLHLHTEFSLLDGALRIKDAIAFAKKQNAKAIAITDHGNCFGAVKFFQEAEKAGIKPILGVEMYFTDDVKIKDARNKYYHMVLLVKDEQGYENLCELMTYSYLEGFYFKPRIDQAILKKHSAGLIASGGCLGGQIPTLLREGNIQEAREKIEWFLDVFGPDNFFFEVMAPFDEKQKITNELLFKYGKEYGIDCVATGDAHYLSCEDKQAHEIMLSIQTKDVISNPDRYSFGDFQGHLKTNEEMLAAFPDNPEVVWNSGKFADRCNFKFTFGKLQFPVYKIETGETDNQHFARLSREGLEEIVSKKLIPLDQLEAYQARLELEIDLICRMGFVGYFLVVSDFIRWGKEHKIPIGPGRGSAAGSLVSWALKITNVDPIKYNLLFERFLNPERISMPDIDIDFCINRREEVIEYVRQKYGHDCVCQIITFGTMMAKGVLKDVARVMEIPFADANHLTELIPNQLKITLKEALEQEPKLKALVENNPQLQKLFDISFRLEGLTRHASKHAAGVVITPKPLRTIIPMYVPAKTTDLVTQYAMTELETLGFLKMDFLGLKNLSVVDFAIGWIKKNHGIEIDLDSLALDDPAVFKLLGEGKCSGVFQFEGDGVTDVIRRLKPEKFEDLIAVNALYRPGPLSSGMVDDFINRRHGKVETTYAFKELEPILSETYGVIVYQEQVQKIAVAIGNYTLGGADLLRRAMGKKKPEEMAKQKSIFLGGASTLGFDTKKAEDLFELMAYFAGYGFNKSHSTAYALIAYHTAYLKTHYPTEFMAALLSFEVGNPDQFSLYLQRTKEFGVTVLPPNINTSYIDFTPTIEGVLFGLKGIKNVGEASLHNIIEEREKRPFSSLPDFCSRVDLRTSNKRVIESLITAGALDCLPGNRAQKMHDLDVIMRKAHDHQESVKTGQMTLFGAIAEQKSSGTESIEHVFSAIPDWPSRERLDREKQSIGVYLSDHPLNEYKQLASALQVRFIGDPAFENRTDNVTVIALVLSSKVIMTKKMERMAFCEIEDASGKAELIIFPKTFALCESYFSEGKTSFVIKGEIDGTNPELRKIKAETIFPAQTYLEHPDFVSKITITLPEPVSEFHCLAINDELTPGNTEIILQYPEDGKFFAVKLAQKMKLNNDSLNKLSNLGILFQLETSNPQKTDFKKTFWKQKNNFQPR
- a CDS encoding ribosome recycling factor, with protein sequence MIIPAFTEGDTKKIEESLKINMDACIKHYERDLATIRTGRASTEMLDGVKVECYEQIMPIRDLATIAAPDARLLTIQPWDKGTLGAIEKAIQLSDLGLTPLNDGNLIRLQLPLMSSERRDELVKLLNKKAEEARVQIRNVRRDHMDAVKEAEKKKVISEDFSKRLSDIVQKITDQFIVTIAEHTSKKEAALRQV